AACTTCCTGGGCTTTGCGTCCTTCCTGGCCCAGCTGGGGCCGCATCCCTTCCTGCCAGAGCTGCTCGGCGTGGTCTCACTCCGGGCTCCTCTGGTTACAGTCGTGGAAGAGCTGGAGAACAGAGACCTGCTCAGCTTCTTGTGGCGATGCAgacaggtattttttttttcttttacagggGGCCTactgttgcagtgtgttttaaCTCACTTTAAGCATCACACCAAATATCCAAAGCAAAAATCATAAATGAGCCAACTTCTCTtcatgttttggtttattttttttaggaaaatgtgGATCCTCCATGTGAGATGACTGAAAGAGGAATATTTACCATGGCCAAACAGGTGGCGTCAGCTCTGGTTAGTGTGAGAATACACTCTAAACATGAAGTTTCTCTGAGGTTTTAGGAAGACCTTTACATATTTACTTTGTTTCAGTGTAGATGACTAAACTGAAATCAGCCGGCTTGTGTGTTTAATCCTGACTTGCCCCACGTTTTTTGCCCAACCAGGAGTTCCTTCACAACAAAGATCTTATCCACGGAAACATTCGTGCCCGCAGCGTGCTGATCACGAAGGGGCTCACGGCCAAGCTCTGGGGCCTGCATGGGGTCTACACGAGGAAGAACCAAGGGGCCACTCAGAAAGATGACCCCAGCATGAAGAAATGGCAGGCCCCAGAGTTGTTAGTCAAGAGACCTGCCAGTCAGAGCAGCGACATGTGAGTTTTCGGTTTGCATTCCCTGCAGTTTGCATCCACGAAGGcaaatgctgcagcagtgtaaaaaacaaattatttattaaatgttgAAGCTGACTTCTCCAGGCACTAAATGCATATTGTGTAGGTATATTATTAAGAGAATTTACTGAATGAAAGACTCTAACCATTTATTGCCTCTGTGTCCCTCTCTAGCTGGTCATTTGGCATCTTACTGTATGAAATGGCAACACTGGGTAAGTTGGgcaatataaatatatatgttaCAATACATATCATGAGATGACATAACTGTCTCAACTGTCCAATACTATTTATACTGTATTATGGGCTGTATTATATCTCTTTACTACAGAATCTCTGGTTGTATTAGACAATTATAGGCTATAATGCAACCCCACAAACACGACTAGTTTATGGCAATTTTGGATTTTAATATCTTTTTATCAATGGGATGAAGTGCcttaatctgtaaagtaacaGACATGCCCGTCTGGCTATTTCATTGATAAAACGCTTCTCTAttgattttacagaaaatgtaagAGCACACACTGTTTACCCTGATAGAGGGTTTATATTCATAGCCTCCACTCCTGCTCCTACTACATGTActctttttatttctccagGTGAAGCTCCATTTGCAGAAATCTCAGTTAATGAGCTGCTGCAATTTCATCAACGAggaaaaagtctgaaaaaaccTTCTAACTGTTCCAACACGCTGTATGTATCCACTGCATGCTCCAGATAGTGCACAATCAAACCTGAAGCAAAGTTTCTCTCTTTAACGATGTGCTGCGAAGCTCAgattgttctctctctctttcagatACTCCCTCATTAAGGGTTGTTGCCAGTGGAAAGATCAAGATCGACCCTCTCTGGCCGAAGTGAGCCGCAAGCTCCTCTCAGGAGAGAAAATAGCTTCTGACAAAGTCCTCAAGGCGTCAGGGACAGTTAACATTGAGCAGTACCTGCAGGAAGCAGGGTACGGGGAAACCAACAACTACACTGTTTTCTGATCACTGCCTGTGCCAGGTAAAATAAATTGCACTATTCTCCCCAAAGGTACCCAAATGGTGCACTTCTACAAATCATATCTTTCAGGTGCAATAAAAGTGTTCCAAACTCTGTTTATGAGAGCTTTGGGTACTGaaattgttcttttattttatatatttactttGGTAAATGAGAAAAGCAGTATGCTTAATGAGTTGTTTACCTTTGGGAAACATTAATTTTCATCTATGCAAGACCTCATTCATGTGCGTCTTCGTCAGACTCGGTAATTCCTAAGTCTTTCAGTTGGGGAAATACAACCAGTAATTTTTGCAGTACACTTCAAGATTCGTAAACTTGAGCAATGTACAGCTGCTGCATCATGAACTTGTAGTCAATACTGTCAATATATGATGGTTTACAAATCTTGTTtacaagcaaaagcaaaagtatATTAACAGATGTAATATGTTATTACCACCTTTTGTATGATTATATAATGGCAGAATTCTGGAATTGAAGGGCACATTAATCTATTTATGCTATTATTACACTAATTTTCTTTTCTATAAGCTCAGTTCATGTGAACATCTGCAAGCAAGAAATGAGCTCAAACTGTttacagaaactgaaatgtgaataaaaatatCCTAAGTCCTGCGATGATCTTTTTCACTTTCAAGTGGACACAATGGAGAAATGAAGCgcaatcacagacacacacacccagtaaCAGGAATTGTTTATTGGTAGTACTGCATACATGTACACAGAGCACTTCCACTCAGCCCTTGAGAGAGCAAACCATGAGGAATACCTATTTTCAGGTAGTTAAGTTGATTAAAGCTACTAAAACTATATCAtattcatgaaaaaataattttgatTGTAGTACAAAATGGAAAAGATACAAAACTAAACTTTTAATAACTGCTAAAACTAACTAATTAAAATAATCCAGGCTTGTTGAGTGTCCTCAGCTTGATGTGATTGGAGCCTGGATTGAACATCTATGGTAACATAACAACTAACTACTAAAAGactgacatatttaaatgaagTGGACTGTTGCTGACATCACTCCAAATCATATATATCTAAAGTTAAAGCACCGTTTGAAATACAGCAAGAAGgcaacatttcctttttttttacccaacACTTGAACTGTCCTGGCTAGAAGACCTAGCACCAATTACTGCAGGCTGGCAGATTTGCACTGTTTCACAAGAGTATATATACAAAAGGCCTctacacacagcaacagaaccccccaacaaaaaaaactgacactACTAACATAGATACTTCAGACTGTCCGTGCTCACCACTCACACAACAGTATACAtacatgtttttgcacattcaGTGTCCTGAAAGCAAACTGTCCATCCTCATGTCTCCACATGATCGATGGTGCCCCATTGTTTTGAAAAGACTGTCCTCACTGCCCCCAACCTTCTCAGTCATTTCTTACTAAAAGAGGAGCAGGTCCAGGTATTGATTCCAGTAAGAGGTCATCAATGAGAAAATGATCCCGCTGTCTGAAGCGCTGACTGCATCACTCACGCAGGGTGTTGATGGAGGCACAGATCTTGAGAGCGGGACCCAGCTTGATATTCATGGTGGAGATGAGATGGTCCTCTCGCAGAAGCAGGAGAGCCTGCCCGTCTATTTCCTGTGACAGGAACTGGGCAGCCAACTCTTCACAGCCTGGACAGAAGGTAGAATTAGTACAAAACGAGAACAGGAGACGTGGCTAAGGCTTACAAAACTGTTATCTAATCGCTGAACACCGACCTTGAAGTGAAGAGATGAACCTGCAGACTTCTTCCACACTCCACTTGGCAGGAGTTGCGGAGAGAAAGTTTGCGCCCTCTAGTGGGAGGCTACCGGGAGCTGAGCTGTCAGACGGAGGAGCGCTGTGTCCGGCTCTTGAGCAGGAGTGTGAAGAGCTGGGGGACAGTGAAGGAGAAtcgtcctcctctccttccccatCGCTGGATACGTCCTCTGAGTGACTGGACTCAGAGTGACACTACACCCAAAAGAGTGGAGATTCAGATACAAAGGCCACTTCAGAAACTAAGTTGCATTTGTTGATAATGCAGCCAATAATATAAAGCATAAGGCTGGCATTTTTCTATACTTCTTACTATCAACAAACTCCATCAAATCTAATAAAACACATCAGGCTTCAGATACACTAGCGATACTTGTTAGTTGGAAGAAttggttttgattttttttcatggaatttgCTGATGATTAGAAAAATATAGAGCATCGACCATCCTCATCCTTTAAACTACAGATCTTACCTTGACAGGTAGATGCCTGCTTGATATTTTATTACAGGTGTTACTGGAACTGCTCCTGCGAGTGGGGCCCCTTCGCCTAGCTGCGCTCTCAGTGGGTGCTGGAGGTGGTGCCTGGCCTCCACCACTTCTCCCTCTGCTTGTCTTGAAGTGTTGGCTGCAGCTCACATTATACCTGTGGATCCAGGAGCACAGTCTCTACTGAGGAAGATGTTTCCTAGGGTTTTGGTTATCCTATGagcttgtgtttttacagcttaCAGTTGCAGTTTTTACTCAACCCCAATGTGCACAATGTGCTAATCAGGTTTAATCAGTGGTATCTCCTGGTGTAGTCTTTAAATGGTTCCTTAACTATATATGGTCACCTGTCCTTGTCCTTGTAAAGCACAGTTACAGTTTTTGGAAGTATGTACCAAAGAATAAaccaagacaaaaacaatacCAAAGCGGGAAGCTAAAATAATCGTACCTCTTAGCACAAGTATTTGAACAGAACCTCTTTGATCCTCTGAACTGGCTGGCTGGGGCGAGGCTTCCACAGTATTCACACTTCAAcactgaagaggaaaaagaagggaTAAAATTATGTCACACAATTAAATCCTGACAACGCATACAGATTCATGTGATCATCATTAAAAAATGGGAGTTACTCCACCACTTACAT
Above is a window of Chelmon rostratus isolate fCheRos1 chromosome 8, fCheRos1.pri, whole genome shotgun sequence DNA encoding:
- the styk1b gene encoding tyrosine-protein kinase STYK1b, with amino-acid sequence MSSLSEADFRCKQGDTICEIRVYEQEVIIVPILLLASFLVTLVFIFLLRFCPEKVDRIRPQASKSTTRRVLHGIDAPPGINVLEHESIALEEPSSYSTFHPLNTYTPKSLSMSVVTPSIPSSPTPQPFKPSFTPIVQPRELPRQRLPESFNLVTPLPTAFSLKSDSSVSLYRARMENRNVVLRVLNDSADATERHNFLGFASFLAQLGPHPFLPELLGVVSLRAPLVTVVEELENRDLLSFLWRCRQENVDPPCEMTERGIFTMAKQVASALEFLHNKDLIHGNIRARSVLITKGLTAKLWGLHGVYTRKNQGATQKDDPSMKKWQAPELLVKRPASQSSDIWSFGILLYEMATLGEAPFAEISVNELLQFHQRGKSLKKPSNCSNTLYSLIKGCCQWKDQDRPSLAEVSRKLLSGEKIASDKVLKASGTVNIEQYLQEAGYGETNNYTVF